A genome region from Plasmodium vinckei vinckei genome assembly, chromosome: PVVCY_07 includes the following:
- a CDS encoding Snf2-related CBP activator, putative translates to MNHPSFDNILQTKTFKLGIEDIQNIGSSYYGENNKKIDRYNEEINLLKQQLSDLNEKMGKSGAIHKVLEPVGAPKITFWYYELKEMKEFQDLVMYEIKKKKKHFKTLSNSCMKYLCNKEKIKLKKQEEEEKKLKIHSKNISSYMDVFWKKIEKLVWEEKKRELQKTLNKNKEMRFKKFVKGAIKKIKNARHNAHELFENNMNDLPCSNNNSENNANSNNENEENENEENENEENENEENENEENSAIDEEAECASNNTDNDTKNNTNAPPQRPIDSAPKKETKISSSKANHSNEDKELDEEDLTDQEDEDILLDEEMESMDESEEQDVNLLDDEANMPVEELLKRIYGFKSGEEYIHLMQNEEDDEDGDTDIDDQVSTQNDSTKPSQNSKKRKLPDGDGSDREPKTVKMDETEAASDAPTSNEVANDAANEAADEAADETANDVDAQNNTEPINKEGNGVRESPIKMDEILECNMDEKHLTKIPPFIKATLRDYQHAGLHWLLYLYKNNINGILADEMGLGKTLQCISLLGYLAYYLNIWGPHLIIVPTSILINWEIELKRFCPCFKILSYYGNQNERYKKRIGWFNNDSFHICISSYSTIVKDHIIFKRKNWKYIILDEAHNIKNFNTKRWNIILSLKRDNCLLITGTPLQNSLEELWSLLHFLMPNIFTSHLDFKEWFSDPLNLAIQKSKISDSKELIDRLHTVIRPYILRRLKKNVEKEMPNKYEHIIKCKLTRRQKILYDEFINNKKVQNTLSSGNYMGLMNILIQLRKVCNHCDLFTNKYIQTPYYYILPIQYNIPKFCLLFENNYYKDFYLILFLHNEFVSLGGIAKDAHPNQKQNHQYSDSNIQIASKNNDSPFSNSEQLQNNILNMEMPFGFPFSNFSKNSECTNLNGIGQTNELASKSLIEEVNHGGSFFSTHSQNNIPFFENAKMEEQNNLNTPEWFNEINKMKDNPNFDYLNYYKNILINLNQNKELKMGSQIVNNESVQDLCTYVNNEIYKENIPKNFLTYSNEFINELNNNYDILSKFIDPQNKYKSYDEHLYVMEYDKTFFNTPLQSDSLRGNKQMIPHSRGSGNRGRPPRGTHPGRPSRGSHPGRPSRGSHAGRPPRGGHVGRPPRGDTGSQNIRTNINEKTEQPNNNVNSNKLNEGNETIVRSVESVHFWKKKYLYRYNMKVINREVQYKNFFTDETNQAYLNSLEHNLWIKKQKEEEMKKMKIDEKKNKQLVSDYHFIKNSRIPIFGSNLLHLLKTEFSKDKNIVYNHTNNIIINNTSMKEVHVEDIPSTDYYYNYMDQNIKKENNDFGESLINDNNNINRCKPNDSASIVLERLFPTMEYFLKLYEKVIQNFIVINCPFVICSPPNILINRNSKYDNDKEICRTQNYSNISREEDIIKKIKKATRVYHNAFLKQSIIFPLNKDISLGSGKLFALEKLLSKCKREGNKCLLFTQFIKMLDILEIFLNHLNYSFIRLDGSTKVEQRQKIVTKFNNDKSYFIFISSTRSGSIGINLTAANVVIFYDTDWNPSIDKQAMDRCHRIGQTKDVHVFRFVCEYTVEENIWKKQLQKRKLDNICINMGNFNSQNNRNNNTSLQDHNEMNKDWFSNVDTIKEIFINKQNNDEDDDIYQDRLLHEHLENPEKTNVRFEKTLEHVEDKDDINALHVTRRERQHELSQDMQEFTNKNDFQEAYSLTSYCFNFLNENLTDSLKQQIDEMKMRIEIEMINAKEDENNSFDSLSNQSDEVENYEQVRNAAT, encoded by the exons ATGAATCACCCGTCTTTcgataatatattacaaaCCAAAACATTTAAGTTAGGAATTGAGgatattcaaaatattggGTCTTCATATTATggagaaaataataaaaaaatagatcgATACAATGAAGAAATTAATTTGCTTAAACAACA GCTTAGCGACCTAAACGAAAAGATGGGGAAAAG CGGTGCAATACATAAGGTTCTTGAACCTGTTGGAGCCCCCAAAATAACCTTTTGGTATTATGAACTAAAGGAAATG AAAGAATTTCAGGACCTGGTTATGtacgaaataaaaaaaaagaaaaagcaTTTTAAAACCTTAAGTAACAGTTgtatgaaatatttatgtaacaaggaaaaaataaaattaaaaaaacaagaggaagaagaaaaaaaattaaaaattcattcaaaaaatatatcatcataTATGGATGttttttggaaaaaaattgaaaaattagTTTGGgaagagaaaaaaagagaatTACAAAAGactttaaataaaaataaagaaatgcgatttaaaaagtttgtCAAAGGTgccattaaaaaaattaaaaatgctAGACATAATGCACATGAGTTGTTTGAAAATAACATGAATGATCTTCCTTGCTCAAACAATAATAGTGAAAACAATGCAAATAGTAATAACGAAAATGAGGAAAATGAAAACgaggaaaatgaaaatgaagaaaatgaaaatgaggAGAATGAAAATGAGGAAAATTCTGCTATTGATGAGGAAGCCGAATGTGCAAGCAATAACACTGATAACgacacaaaaaataatactaatGCACCTCCACAACGACCCATTGATAGTGCTCCGAAAAAGGAAACTAAAATATCCTCATCCAAAGCTAACCATAGTAATGAAGATAAAGAACTTGATGAAGAAGATTTAACCGATCAGGAAGATGaagatattttattagaTGAAGAAATGGAATCTATGGATGAATCAGAAGAACAAGATGTAAACTTATTAGATGATGAAGCTAATATGCCTGTTGAGGAATTACTCAAAAGAATATATGGTTTTAAAAGTGGAgaagaatatatacatttgaTGCAAAATGAAGAAGACGATGAAGATGGTGATACTGACATCGATGATCAAGTATCTACACAAAATGATTCGACTAAACCAAGTCAAAActcaaaaaaaaggaaactCCCGGATGGGGATGGAAGCGATAGAGAACCGAAAACTGTGAAGATGGACGAAACGGAGGCTGCTAGCGATGCACCAACAAGTAACGAAGTCGCTAACGACGCCGCTAACGAAGCCGCTGACGAAGCCGCTGACGAAACTGCCAACGATGTAGATGCACAGAACAACACCGAACCCATCAACAAAGAAGGAAACGGGGTTAGGGAGAGcccaataaaaatggatgaAATACTAGAATGCAATATGGATGAAAAGCATTTAACAAAAATTCCGCCATTCATAAAAGCAACATTACGTGATTATCAACATGCTGGATTACATTggctattatatttatataaaaataatataaatggaaTATTAGCAGATGAAATGGGTTTAGGTAAAACTCTTCAAtgtatttcattattaggGTATCTtgcatattatttgaatatatgGGGACCACATCTAATAATAGTTCCTACatctatattaataaattggGAAATCGAATTAAAGCGATTTTGTCCAtgctttaaaatattatcatattatggtaatcaaaatgaaagatataaaaaaagaatcgGATGGTTTAATAATGATTCATttcatatttgtatatctAGTTATTCAACAATTGTAAAAgatcatataatttttaaacgAAAGAAttggaaatatattatattagaTGAAGctcataatataaaaaattttaatacaaaaagatggaatataatattaagtTTAAAAAGAGATAATTGTTTATTAATTACTGGAACACCATTACAAAATAGTTTAGAAGAACTTTGGtcattattacattttttaatgccaaatatatttacatcaCATTTAGATTTTAAAGAATGGTTTTCAGATCCTTTAAATTTAGCAATTCAAAAAAGCAAAATTAGTGATTCAAAAGAATTAATAGATAGATTACATACTGTTATTAGaccatatattttaagacgattaaaaaaaaatgttgaaaaagaaatgccaaataaatatgagcatataattaaatgtaAATTAACTAGaagacaaaaaatattatatgatgaatttataaataataaaaaagttcaAAATACATTAAGTAGTGGTAATTATATGGGtttaatgaatattttaattcaaCTAAGAAAAGTTTGTAATCATTGTGATTTATttactaataaatatattcaaactccatattattatattttacctattcaatataatatacctaaattttgtttattgtttgaaaataattattataaagatTTCtatcttattttatttttacataatgaGTTTGTTTCTTTAGGGGGTATTGCCAAAGATGCCCACCCCAATCAAAAACAAAATCACCAATACTCAGATTCTAACATTCAGATAgcttcaaaaaataatgactCACCATTTTCCAATTCTGAGcaattacaaaataatattctcAACATGGAAATGCCATTCGGTTTTCCCTTTAGTAATTTTTCGAAAAATAGTGAATgtacaaatttaaatggAATAGGTCAAACAAATGAATTGGCTAGTAAGTCTCTAATTGAAGAGGTAAATCATGGAggctcatttttttcaactcatagccaaaataatatacctttttttgaaaatgcaAAGATGGaggaacaaaataatttgaataCACCTGAATGGTTTAAcgaaataaacaaaatgaaagatAATCCaaattttgattatttaaattattacaaaaatattttaattaatttaaatcaaaataagGAACTAAAAATGGGTAGCCAAATAGTTAATAATGAAAGTGTGCAAGACTTATGTACCTAcgtaaataatgaaatatacaaagaaaatattcCTAAAAATTTTCTAACATATTCaaatgaatttattaacgaattaaataataattatgatatttTATCTAAATTTATAGACCCACaaaataagtataaaaGTTATGATGAACATTTATATGTTATGGAATATgataaaactttttttaatacaccACTTCAAAGTGATAGTTTACGAGGGAATAAGCAAATGATTCCTCATTCAAGAGGTTCTGGTAATAGAGGTCGTCCTCCTAGGGGTACTCATCCTGGCCGTCCATCTCGGGGCAGTCATCCTGGTCGTCCATCTCGGGGCAGTCATGCAGGACGTCCACCTCGAGGTGGCCATGTTGGTCGCCCACCTCGGGGAGATACTGGAAGTCAAAACATACGCactaatattaatgaaaaaactGAACAACccaataataatgtaaatagtaataaactGAACGAAGGGAATGAAACAATTGTTCGGTCTGTAGAGAGTGTGCatttttggaaaaaaaaatatttatatagatataatatGAAAGTAATAAATAGAGAAGTgcaatataaaaactttTTTACTGATGAAACAAATCAAGCTTATTTAAATTCGTTAGAACATAATTTAtggataaaaaaacaaaaggaagaagaaatgaagaaaatgaaaattgatgaaaaaaaaaacaagcaATTAGTATCAgattatcattttattaaaaatagtagAATACCAATATTTGGatcaaatttattacatCTATTAAAAACAGAATTTtcaaaagataaaaatattgtatataaccatacaaacaatataattataaataatacatcTATGAAAGAAGTACATGTAGAGGATATACCTTCGACTGattattactataattatatggatcaaaatataaaaaaggaaaataatgattttGGTGAAAGTctaataaatgataataataatataaacagATGCAAACCAAATGATTCTGCTTCTATAGTGTTAGAACGACTCTTCCCAACTATGGAATATTTTCTTAAACTATATGAAAAAgttatacaaaattttatagtAATAAATTGTCCATTTGTTATTTGTAGTCCCCCaaatatattgataaaTAGAAATTCGAAATATGACaatgataaagaaatatgtaGAACCCAAAATTATAGTAATATTAGTAGAGAAGaagatattataaaaaaaataaaaaaagccACAAGAGTATATCATAATGCATTTCTAAAACagtctattatttttcctttaaataaagatatatcATTAGGAAGTGGTAAATTATTTGctttagaaaaattattaagtAAATGTAAAAGAGAAGGAAATAAATGTTTACTATTTAcacaatttataaaaatgttagaTATTTTAgagatatttttaaatcatttaaattattcatttattcgGCTTGATGGTTCAACGAAAGTAGAACAGCGTCAAAAAATTGTAACTAAATtcaataatgataaatcttattttatatttatatcctCAACACGTAGTGGTAGTATTGGTATTAATCTGACAGCAGCTAATgttgtcattttttatgacaCAGATTGGAACCCATCAATTGATAAACAAGCGATGGATAGATGTCATAGAATAGGGCAAACTAAAGATGTTCATGTATTTCGATTTGTTTGTGAATATACTgtagaagaaaatatatggaaaaaacaattacaaaaaagaaagctagataatatttgtataaacATGGGAAATTTTAATAGCCAAAATAAtcgaaataataatacaagtCTTCAAGACCATAATGAAATGAACAAAGACTGGTTCTCAAATGTTGATACTAtcaaagaaatatttattaacaaacaaaataatgacGAAGATGATGATATTTATCAGGATAGATTATTACATGAACATTTAGAGAATCcagaaaaaacaaatgttCGTTTTGAAAAAACATTAGAGCATGTTGAAGATAAAGATGACATAAATGCTTTGCACGTTACAAGAAGGGAAAGGCAACACGAATTGTCTCAAGACATGCAG GAATTTACAAACAAAAACGATTTTCAAGAAGCCTATAGTTTAACTTCCTATTGttttaactttttaaatgaaaactTAACAGATAGTTTGAAACAACAAATTGatgaaatgaaaatgagAATTGAAATTGAAATGATAAATGCTAAGGAAGACGAGAACAATTCGTTTGATAGTTTGTCTAACCAAAGTGATGAAGtagaaaattatgaacaagTCAGAAATGCAGCAACATAG
- a CDS encoding phosphatidylglycerophosphate synthase, putative, whose protein sequence is MPLKFIIHDPKISVLHTPDEFFKTLKKLIKNSRERIVISSLYIGTGELEKELIDDIINNKNIKNLQIDILLDKQRGTRPEGKHKETSISILSKLFKYGNNINISLFHNPLLGAMLYNILPYRANEAIGVMHMKVYMGDDTLIISGANLNNSYLTNRKDRHFLIENKFLANSIYKIVNCVQQMSFSLNPDLTIEWRSDLINPLIESYLYREQFYRRIIFIFRELQKDISEYNINTFGTDFATHNNDNPLLHRDKEIEKNNDKQNEYTQACDTNNMSTCFNISEKKSNTHLHNVNNNTGENDSKSNTHITQKMDNFFYPLYEKKKKIVTIELGMQCPFSIPPIYDDTDMIEDMLKNIEKYNQSIIVASAYLNFTKPVLNLFRRIYDNLFPKNGKIHFITAAPSANSFYKSQGLTYYIPLAYSIIADTCIEFVTSNFLNLFKNIKKTPNIEQKLYNATNIYLEYHKPEWTFHSKGMWIIDNLGNNKNDKIHVCSEKCEQNIQKLENNCYNLENCLNMSEFCDYKKSVYKQILSDESNNINQLLETPESMPWGTVIGSSNYGYRASYRDLEMEFIIKTNDPNLRKEFQEELNHIYKSSKYVNMVDLKLRYSHWQKYILTLFKWGL, encoded by the coding sequence ATGccattaaaatttattatacatgATCCAAAAATATCAGTGCTCCATACTCCtgatgaattttttaaaacattaaaaaagcTGATTAAAAATTCAAGGGAAAGAATAGTGATTagttctttatatataggaACAGGGGAGCTCGAAAAAGAATTGATAgatgatataataaataataaaaatataaaaaatttacagattgatatattattagatAAGCAAAGAGGTACAAGACCTGAAGGGAAACATAAAGAAACATCAATAAgtatattatcaaaattatttaaatatggcaataatataaatataagtttATTTCATAATCCATTACTTGGTGCTAtgctatataatatattaccTTATAGAGCCAATGAAGCAATAGGAGTTATGCATATGAAAGTATATATGGGTGATGATACCCTTATAATATCTGGAGCAAATCTTAATAATAGCTATTTAACAAATCGAAAAGAtagacattttttaattgaaaataaatttttagcAAATTcgatttataaaattgttaattGTGTGCAACAAAtgtcattttctttaaatcCCGATTTAACTATTGAATGGAGAAGTGATCTAATAAATCCTTTGATTGagtcatatttatatagagaacaattttatagaagaataatatttatttttagagaattacaaaaagatatttcagagtataatattaataccTTTGGTACAGACTTTGCCACTCACAATAATGATAACCCATTATTACATAGAGATAAAgaaatcgaaaaaaataatgacaaacaaaatgaatatacaCAAGCATgtgatacaaataatatgtcaacttgttttaatataagtgaaaaaaaatcgaatACCCATTTACACAATGTAAACAATAATACTGGTGAAAATGATAGCAAAAGTAATACTCATATTACccaaaaaatggataactttttttaccctttatatgaaaaaaaaaaaaaaatagtaaccATCGAGCTAGGTATGCAATGCCCATTTTCAATTCCACCAATTTATGATGATACAGATATGATTGAAGATATGTTAAagaatattgaaaaatataatcaaaGTATAATTGTTGCATCagcatatttaaattttactaaacctgttttaaatttgtttagacgtatttatgataatttatttccaaaaaatggaaaaatacattttattacaGCTGCACCATCAGCTAATAGTTTTTACAAATCACAAGGTCTAACCTATTATATACCTCTTGCTTATAGTATTATTGCTGATACATGCATTGAATTTGTTACATCAAATTttcttaatttatttaaaaatataaaaaaaacacctAACATagaacaaaaattatataacgcaacaaatatatatttggaaTACCATAAACCTGAATGGACATTTCATTCAAAGGGAATGTGGATAATTGATAATTTGggaaataacaaaaatgataaaatacatGTATGTTCAGAAAAATGTGAACAAAATATCCAAAAATTGGAAAATAATTGTTATAATTTGGAAAATTGCCTGAACATGTCAGAATTTTGTgactataaaaaaagtgtgtataaacaaattttaagtgatgaaagtaataatataaatcaaTTATTAGAAACCCCTGAATCTATGCCATGGGGAACAGTCATAGGAAGTTCAAATTATGGATATAGAGCTTCATACAGAGATTTAGAAATGGaatttatcattaaaaCAAACGATCCAAATCTAAGAAAAGAATTTCAAGAAGAACTAAATCATATTTACAAGTCatcaaaatatgtaaatatggTTGATCTTAAATTAAGATATTCACATTggcaaaaatatatactcaCTCTTTTTAAATGGGGGTTGTAA
- a CDS encoding U6 snRNA-associated Sm-like protein LSm3, putative — protein sequence MEKIALIQSPLDYIRLNMEEEIFLKCKGDRELTGTLDAYDNHLNMVLSNAKEKYKQVTIENNEECVKQIERNLDMVFVRGDSIILVSSAAK from the exons atgGAGAAAATAGCCTTAATACAAA gCCCCCTAGATTATATTCGACTAAATATGGAAGAAGAAATATTTCTTAAATGCAAAGGAGATAGAGAATTAACAGGAACATTGGAT GCCTACGATAATCACTTAAATATGGTCTTATCAAATGCTAAAgagaaatataaacaagttacgattgaaaataatgaagaatGTGTAAAG cAAATAGAAAGAAATTTAGATATGGTTTTTGTTCGAGGAGATTCCATCATTTTAGTATCATCTGCTGCAAaatga